In one Arenibacter antarcticus genomic region, the following are encoded:
- the rnc gene encoding ribonuclease III, which yields MNFPSNLFNSHSKKDGDFFLGMKKILGFKPKNLEIFQKAFVHRSANRKDKEGNPMNYERLEFLGDAMLGAIISKHLYNKVPGGDEGYLTKMRSKIVSREHLNELGKDLRLIDYVESKIPKSRFGDNIHGNVFEALVGAIYLDRGYKYCDKFISEKVIAPYVDIEQLEGKVISYKSLVIEWCQKQKKSFNFDVYEDTGNDTVKHFAVKLTIADKIVAKARATSKKKAEERASKRAYFALQDKMKES from the coding sequence ATGAACTTTCCTTCCAATTTATTTAATTCCCATTCTAAAAAGGATGGGGATTTTTTTTTGGGAATGAAGAAAATCTTGGGTTTTAAGCCTAAAAACCTTGAAATATTCCAGAAAGCCTTCGTTCACCGATCTGCCAATAGGAAAGATAAGGAGGGAAATCCCATGAACTATGAGCGATTGGAATTTTTGGGAGATGCCATGTTGGGAGCCATTATTTCTAAACATTTGTACAATAAAGTGCCAGGTGGAGATGAGGGTTACCTTACCAAAATGAGATCCAAGATCGTAAGTAGGGAGCATCTTAACGAATTGGGGAAAGATCTACGTCTTATAGATTACGTGGAAAGCAAAATACCAAAATCGCGTTTTGGAGACAATATCCACGGAAATGTTTTCGAGGCGTTGGTAGGGGCTATTTACTTGGACAGAGGATATAAATATTGTGATAAATTTATCTCAGAAAAGGTGATTGCGCCTTATGTAGATATTGAGCAGTTGGAAGGAAAAGTAATCAGTTACAAAAGTCTAGTAATCGAATGGTGCCAAAAGCAAAAAAAATCCTTTAACTTTGATGTTTATGAGGATACTGGCAATGATACTGTAAAGCATTTTGCCGTAAAGTTGACCATTGCAGATAAGATTGTTGCAAAGGCAAGGGCTACCTCGAAGAAAAAAGCCGAGGAAAGAGCTTCGAAAAGAGCTTACTTTGCATTGCAGGACAAAATGAAGGAATCTTAG
- a CDS encoding IPExxxVDY family protein: protein MAAIYKISEDIYDEHFTLIALHSSIEDYSLVYALNSYLKIKLKRAVKDLEISSIRTFPFFDWTDEIHDRYYTLISNNSIVREELNEGNLFQDQPSFTAYSLIPEYKDVDYFLKVEHDEMDVDESILKSVLSIPKVITAYSVDANKLKSKNNLIF, encoded by the coding sequence ATGGCAGCGATATACAAAATTTCGGAAGATATTTATGATGAACATTTTACCTTAATCGCTTTACACTCTAGTATAGAGGATTATTCTCTTGTATACGCACTTAATTCTTACTTGAAGATAAAATTGAAAAGGGCCGTAAAGGATTTGGAAATTTCATCAATTAGAACGTTTCCCTTTTTTGATTGGACAGACGAGATACACGATCGCTATTATACCCTTATTAGTAATAATAGTATTGTGAGGGAGGAGTTAAACGAAGGCAACCTTTTTCAGGACCAGCCTTCATTTACTGCCTATAGTCTTATTCCGGAATACAAGGATGTAGATTATTTTTTAAAAGTAGAGCATGATGAAATGGACGTAGATGAGTCAATCTTAAAGTCAGTGCTCTCTATCCCAAAAGTGATTACCGCCTATAGCGTGGATGCAAACAAACTGAAATCAAAGAACAATTTAATATTTTAA
- the pyk gene encoding pyruvate kinase, with protein sequence MPTLKKTKIVATLGPATSKKSVLRDMIVAGVDVFRINFSHADYDDVTERVQMIRELNEELGINTSILADLQGPKLRVGVMAEEVVVSPGDEITFVTGKPFEGNSERVYMNYAQFPQDVKAGERILLDDGKLMFEVISTNKKDEVKAKVIQGGPLKSKKGVNLPNTKISLPALTEKDIKDAIFAVSLKVDWIALSFVRFSQDLIDLQNIIKEHSEYKIPIIAKIEKPEAVENIDKIVAYCDGLMVARGDLGVEVPAQEVPLIQKQLVLRAKKARIPVIIATQMMETMITSLTPTRAEVNDVANSVMDGADAVMLSGETSVGNYPVQVIEKMASILVSVENSDLIKVPHEHPHIRTNRYITKSICFHAANMANEIKAKAISTLTNSGYTAFQISAWRPKAHILVFTSNKRILTQLNLLWGVKAFYYDKFVSTDETIEDVNKIACEKGFLKVGDMLISLAAMPIKSKGMVNTLRVSEIGSENFTK encoded by the coding sequence ATGCCAACATTAAAAAAGACAAAAATAGTAGCCACCTTAGGTCCGGCTACAAGTAAGAAGAGTGTTCTTAGAGACATGATCGTCGCAGGAGTGGATGTCTTTAGGATAAATTTTTCCCATGCCGATTACGACGACGTTACGGAACGTGTACAAATGATAAGGGAATTAAATGAAGAATTGGGGATTAATACCTCAATACTTGCAGATTTACAAGGCCCTAAGTTAAGGGTTGGTGTAATGGCAGAAGAGGTTGTCGTTTCCCCAGGAGACGAGATTACCTTTGTTACAGGAAAACCTTTTGAAGGGAATTCGGAGCGAGTATATATGAACTATGCCCAATTTCCTCAAGATGTGAAAGCTGGGGAACGCATTCTGTTGGATGACGGAAAATTAATGTTCGAGGTCATTTCCACCAATAAAAAGGATGAGGTAAAAGCCAAGGTAATTCAAGGTGGGCCTTTAAAATCCAAGAAGGGTGTAAACTTGCCAAATACCAAAATCTCTTTGCCCGCCCTTACAGAGAAGGATATTAAGGATGCTATTTTCGCTGTCTCACTGAAGGTGGATTGGATTGCGCTTTCCTTCGTTAGATTTAGTCAGGATTTAATAGACCTGCAGAATATTATCAAGGAGCACTCCGAATATAAAATTCCGATCATTGCCAAAATAGAAAAGCCCGAAGCAGTTGAGAACATCGACAAAATTGTGGCGTATTGTGATGGGTTGATGGTAGCACGAGGAGATTTGGGTGTGGAGGTTCCTGCTCAGGAAGTTCCGCTTATTCAAAAGCAGTTGGTGCTACGTGCCAAAAAAGCAAGGATCCCTGTGATTATTGCCACACAGATGATGGAAACTATGATTACTAGCCTTACTCCTACTAGGGCGGAGGTTAATGACGTGGCCAACTCTGTAATGGATGGGGCAGATGCAGTGATGCTTTCCGGAGAGACTTCGGTGGGTAACTACCCAGTTCAGGTAATTGAAAAAATGGCAAGTATCCTTGTGAGTGTTGAAAACTCGGACCTTATTAAAGTCCCTCATGAACATCCGCACATCAGGACCAATAGATATATTACTAAATCCATTTGCTTTCATGCGGCTAATATGGCCAATGAAATTAAGGCCAAGGCTATTTCAACCTTGACCAATAGTGGGTATACCGCTTTCCAAATTTCTGCTTGGAGACCAAAAGCGCATATCTTGGTATTTACTTCTAACAAAAGAATCCTTACGCAGCTTAACCTACTTTGGGGAGTAAAGGCTTTCTATTATGATAAGTTTGTATCCACCGATGAAACCATTGAGGATGTAAACAAAATTGCCTGTGAAAAGGGATTTTTGAAAGTTGGCGATATGTTGATCAGTTTGGCCGCTATGCCTATTAAGTCAAAAGGAATGGTGAATACCCTTAGGGTATCTGAAATTGGGAGTGAAAATTTCACGAAATAA
- the dinB gene encoding DNA polymerase IV translates to MKMDLPLRKIIHVDMDAFYASVEQLDDPTLKGKPIAVGGAEKRGVVAAASYEARKFGVRSAMSGYLAKKNCPDLIFVSPRFARYKEISLLIRNIFLEYTDLVEPLSLDEAYLDVTINKKGNPSASLIASEIRKRIFDEVGLTASAGISINKFIAKVASDYHKPNGQKTVNPEEVVPFVEALEIRKFHGVGKVTADKMYQLGIFTGKDLKEKSLEFLTEHFGKNGEYYYQVVRGVHHSLVKPDRIQKSVGAERTFSENLSSEVFMLERLKHIAIELDRRLKKSHVAGKTITLKIKYSDFTLHTRSKTMPYFIADQHLILELAKELLYQEKMENSVRLLGISLSNLNTGKTTALVEKLLSVQLKFDL, encoded by the coding sequence ATGAAAATGGATTTGCCGCTACGAAAAATAATTCATGTGGATATGGATGCCTTCTACGCCTCCGTAGAACAACTAGATGATCCTACACTTAAAGGTAAACCAATTGCCGTGGGCGGAGCAGAAAAAAGAGGTGTTGTAGCTGCCGCAAGTTATGAAGCCAGAAAATTTGGTGTACGCAGTGCAATGAGCGGTTACCTCGCCAAAAAAAACTGTCCTGATCTAATTTTTGTTTCCCCTAGGTTTGCGAGATACAAGGAGATTTCCCTGCTTATTCGCAACATATTTTTAGAGTATACAGACTTAGTGGAACCACTTTCACTGGATGAGGCCTATTTGGATGTCACCATCAATAAAAAGGGAAATCCCTCTGCCTCCCTAATTGCATCCGAAATAAGAAAGCGAATTTTTGATGAAGTGGGATTAACGGCATCAGCAGGAATTTCCATAAATAAGTTTATTGCCAAAGTGGCCAGTGATTACCATAAACCCAACGGTCAAAAAACAGTAAACCCCGAAGAGGTAGTCCCTTTTGTAGAAGCCTTAGAAATCAGGAAATTCCACGGAGTGGGAAAAGTTACCGCAGACAAAATGTACCAGCTGGGCATATTTACCGGGAAGGACCTAAAGGAGAAATCGTTAGAATTCCTAACGGAACATTTTGGGAAAAATGGGGAATACTACTACCAAGTGGTTAGGGGTGTACACCATAGTTTGGTGAAACCAGACAGGATCCAAAAATCGGTAGGGGCAGAACGGACTTTTAGTGAAAATTTAAGCAGCGAAGTGTTTATGTTGGAACGCTTAAAACATATTGCTATTGAATTGGATCGGCGACTTAAAAAATCACATGTCGCAGGAAAGACTATTACTCTGAAAATAAAATACAGCGATTTTACTTTACATACAAGAAGCAAAACAATGCCGTATTTTATAGCAGATCAACACTTGATCTTGGAATTGGCAAAAGAGCTGCTTTATCAGGAAAAAATGGAGAATTCAGTGCGATTACTCGGAATTTCCTTATCCAATCTCAACACGGGGAAGACTACTGCATTGGTAGAAAAATTGCTTTCCGTACAATTGAAATTCGATTTGTAA
- a CDS encoding NAD(P)H-binding protein has protein sequence MKAESKTAIILGATGLTGGVLIRKLLADDRYTKVKLFSRTSVGFPHPKLEEYLGDLLQLENYKNDFYADEVFCCIGTTKAKTPDAEMYRKIDFGIPVAAAELCKSNKINSYLVVSALGANAKSKVAYNRLKGEMENAVLKLGIPKTHFLRPSLIGGKREEKRVGEWLGKQFMKVLNLVLVGPLEKYRSVKPESIALAMLWLANTHYEHLYIESDQIKKLVEE, from the coding sequence ATGAAGGCTGAATCAAAAACTGCGATTATACTGGGAGCCACTGGCTTAACTGGTGGGGTTTTAATACGGAAATTATTGGCAGATGACCGCTATACTAAAGTAAAGCTCTTCTCGAGAACTTCCGTTGGATTTCCGCACCCAAAATTGGAGGAGTACCTTGGGGATTTACTCCAATTGGAAAACTATAAAAATGATTTTTATGCCGATGAGGTCTTTTGTTGTATTGGGACTACAAAGGCAAAAACGCCTGATGCAGAAATGTACCGGAAAATAGATTTCGGTATTCCAGTTGCTGCAGCGGAGCTCTGTAAATCAAATAAAATTAATAGCTACCTAGTGGTTTCCGCGTTGGGGGCCAATGCTAAAAGTAAGGTTGCCTATAACCGACTAAAAGGAGAGATGGAAAATGCCGTTTTAAAATTGGGGATACCAAAAACCCATTTTTTACGACCTTCGTTAATCGGAGGTAAAAGAGAGGAGAAAAGGGTAGGTGAATGGTTGGGAAAACAATTTATGAAAGTCCTTAATTTGGTGCTGGTAGGTCCGTTGGAAAAATACAGGTCGGTAAAACCAGAGAGTATTGCTTTGGCTATGCTCTGGTTGGCCAATACACATTATGAGCACCTATATATAGAATCGGACCAGATAAAGAAATTAGTTGAGGAATAG
- a CDS encoding CYTH domain-containing protein has product MIEIERKFLVNSKVFKDESINTNRIVQGFLNTDPLRTVRVRIKGDTGFLTVKGIGSDLGTTRFEWETVVPVEEAEALLKLAEPGVIEKIRYEVPCGKHLFEIDEFFGDNSGLIVAEIELESEDEAFETPQWLGEEVTGINKYYNSQLSKKPFKTWIP; this is encoded by the coding sequence GTGATAGAGATAGAGCGAAAGTTTTTGGTGAATTCTAAGGTGTTTAAGGACGAATCGATCAATACGAATAGAATTGTGCAGGGCTTCTTAAATACGGACCCCTTGCGAACGGTAAGGGTGAGAATCAAGGGTGATACTGGGTTTCTGACGGTGAAGGGAATAGGAAGCGACTTGGGAACTACCCGGTTTGAATGGGAGACCGTTGTTCCGGTAGAAGAGGCTGAGGCCTTACTGAAATTGGCCGAACCTGGAGTTATAGAGAAAATAAGATATGAGGTTCCCTGTGGAAAACACCTCTTTGAAATAGATGAATTTTTTGGGGATAACAGTGGTCTGATAGTTGCCGAGATAGAATTGGAAAGTGAAGACGAGGCTTTTGAAACTCCACAATGGCTTGGAGAAGAGGTAACTGGGATCAACAAATATTACAACTCCCAATTAAGCAAAAAACCTTTTAAAACATGGATACCTTAA
- a CDS encoding hemolysin III family protein, with protein MHAPKPNPKIQQELVNSIVHGFGIIFGIVSIPILIAFAIKSNNTPGVIGAAIYGFCFLQLFTFSTLYHGFQHAQAKRIFEILDHISIYFLIAGTYTPFLLIYLNNAFGITLLSVLWGLTAFGIIFKIFFTGKWNIISTLVYIAMGCIMIVGGRTFFETIPDGVLTMILIGGGLYLMGVIFYLWEKYPYNHAVWHFFVLAAAICHYVAILLAV; from the coding sequence ATGCATGCACCGAAACCCAATCCAAAAATTCAGCAAGAACTCGTAAACAGTATCGTACATGGCTTTGGAATAATTTTCGGCATAGTCAGTATTCCTATTCTAATAGCCTTTGCCATAAAAAGTAATAATACACCAGGTGTTATCGGTGCAGCAATATATGGATTTTGCTTTTTACAACTTTTTACTTTTTCAACACTCTACCACGGATTTCAACATGCTCAGGCAAAACGCATATTCGAAATTCTGGACCACATCAGTATTTATTTCCTAATTGCTGGCACCTACACCCCCTTCCTATTAATTTATTTGAATAATGCTTTTGGCATTACATTATTATCCGTATTGTGGGGCCTAACCGCATTCGGAATTATTTTCAAAATCTTTTTTACTGGTAAATGGAACATTATTTCCACGCTTGTTTACATTGCAATGGGATGCATTATGATAGTAGGCGGGCGTACATTTTTTGAAACGATTCCTGACGGGGTATTGACCATGATCCTAATTGGGGGCGGCCTTTACCTTATGGGTGTTATCTTTTACCTGTGGGAAAAATACCCTTACAACCATGCTGTCTGGCATTTTTTTGTACTGGCAGCTGCTATTTGCCATTATGTAGCCATTTTATTGGCGGTTTAA
- a CDS encoding mechanosensitive ion channel family protein produces the protein MKIQKTKSWITIYGVLALLLIAIYYLLDLNVFDPWEQYLPFVKKLTISLFLIALIYLLSKIIAKIIDTQTNSEGDRYNLLRIVRFLAMVFSLIVVASFLFQNLYAAVVSFGLISLVIGFALQAPIASFIAWIYLIFRRSYLVGDRIQIKGFRGDVVEISYLDTTILECNGDYLGNDRKSGRIIRFPNSLILKEEIINYSGPEAPFIWNETAIQVAYTSDLQFVEECLLEASIRDFKERYPQLAPHKQDQWEPAVYFRINRFAWMEGVVSYPVEPEDTTGRRNRILKYALPLLNEAPDKVKFPEGALR, from the coding sequence ATGAAAATTCAGAAGACGAAAAGCTGGATCACGATTTACGGAGTATTGGCGTTGTTGTTAATTGCCATATACTACTTATTGGACTTGAATGTTTTTGACCCTTGGGAACAATACCTCCCTTTTGTAAAAAAGCTAACTATAAGCTTATTCTTAATTGCGTTAATCTATCTGTTAAGCAAAATCATTGCGAAGATAATCGACACCCAGACCAATTCCGAAGGAGACCGCTATAACCTATTGCGAATTGTCCGGTTTCTTGCCATGGTATTCAGCCTTATTGTGGTAGCTTCATTTTTATTTCAAAACCTTTATGCAGCAGTTGTCAGCTTTGGGTTAATATCCTTGGTTATAGGTTTCGCCTTGCAAGCACCCATAGCTTCCTTTATCGCCTGGATTTATTTAATCTTTCGACGATCGTATTTGGTAGGGGATCGCATTCAGATAAAAGGTTTCCGTGGTGATGTGGTAGAGATAAGTTATCTGGACACTACAATTTTGGAATGCAACGGTGACTATCTCGGCAACGATCGAAAAAGTGGTCGTATAATTAGATTTCCAAATAGTTTGATATTGAAAGAGGAAATCATTAATTATTCTGGCCCCGAAGCTCCCTTTATCTGGAATGAAACTGCGATTCAAGTGGCCTATACCAGCGACCTACAATTTGTGGAAGAATGTTTATTAGAGGCTTCCATCAGAGATTTCAAGGAACGCTATCCACAGCTAGCACCCCATAAGCAAGATCAATGGGAACCTGCTGTGTATTTTAGAATAAATCGCTTTGCTTGGATGGAAGGTGTGGTATCCTATCCTGTTGAACCAGAAGACACCACTGGGCGCCGAAACCGCATACTTAAATATGCACTGCCCTTGCTGAACGAAGCTCCAGATAAAGTTAAATTCCCAGAAGGCGCATTGAGGTAA
- a CDS encoding efflux transporter outer membrane subunit, translating into MQNKSLYRLILIAIIPVVMQSCFSAKEYVKPSLENEALYRTDNVMSDSLSLGTLSWTELFTDPILTEYIQNGLNNNLDIRVALQNINAAQAYLKQGKSGYYPTLDAMASYGRSSNSENGPFAANGRTTTEQFELSGFLSWEADIWGEIRSNDRATQASYLQSVAAHQAVKTNLIAAISSTYFRLLSLDKQKDIIKETIEARKSSLSTTEALKDAGLVTEVAVKQTEAQLYTTEIILIDIEKNIKLLENTFSILMGEPVNGVVRGSLDEQQLQAELATGVPSELLTNRPDVLEAEYGLITAFELTNVARSNFFPSLRLTASGGFQSLELDNLFSASSLFSTLAGSLAQPILNGRKIRTQYEVSQAQQEQALLNYKKTLLIAGKEVSDALYDYEAETKKIEMRKKELASYTLAETYSEELLNNGLANYLEVLTARQNALSSQLNLIDSQYGQLNAIVTLYEALGGGWR; encoded by the coding sequence ATGCAAAATAAATCTCTGTACAGACTGATCCTTATAGCCATTATCCCGGTAGTGATGCAATCTTGCTTTTCGGCCAAGGAATATGTTAAGCCCTCCTTGGAAAACGAAGCGCTATACCGTACCGATAATGTAATGTCGGACAGTCTTTCCCTAGGCACATTATCTTGGACCGAATTGTTCACCGACCCAATTTTAACCGAATATATCCAAAATGGACTGAACAACAATCTAGATATTAGGGTTGCATTACAAAACATAAATGCGGCCCAGGCGTATTTAAAACAAGGGAAATCTGGATATTACCCAACCTTAGATGCCATGGCAAGCTATGGTCGTTCCTCAAATTCAGAAAACGGTCCGTTTGCCGCGAATGGGAGAACTACTACCGAACAATTTGAACTGTCTGGTTTCCTATCTTGGGAGGCCGATATATGGGGGGAAATTAGAAGCAACGACAGAGCTACCCAGGCTTCTTATTTGCAATCCGTAGCAGCACACCAAGCGGTGAAAACAAATCTCATTGCCGCGATAAGTAGCACCTATTTTAGATTGCTGTCTCTAGATAAGCAGAAGGATATTATCAAAGAAACTATTGAGGCCAGAAAAAGTAGCTTGAGTACTACGGAAGCATTAAAAGATGCAGGCCTAGTTACAGAGGTGGCTGTAAAACAGACGGAGGCACAGTTGTACACTACCGAAATTATATTGATTGACATTGAAAAGAATATAAAACTATTGGAAAATACCTTCTCTATCCTGATGGGTGAGCCGGTAAATGGAGTAGTACGAGGTTCTTTGGATGAACAACAACTACAAGCAGAATTGGCAACAGGTGTCCCATCGGAATTATTGACCAATAGGCCCGATGTTTTAGAGGCGGAATACGGCTTAATCACTGCCTTTGAACTTACCAATGTAGCCAGGAGTAATTTTTTTCCTTCCCTGCGCCTAACCGCCTCGGGAGGATTCCAGAGCTTGGAGTTGGATAATTTGTTCAGTGCTAGTTCCCTATTCTCCACTTTAGCAGGATCTTTAGCCCAACCCATTTTAAACGGAAGAAAAATAAGAACCCAGTACGAGGTATCTCAGGCACAACAAGAACAAGCCTTGCTCAATTATAAGAAAACACTGCTGATCGCGGGAAAAGAAGTTTCAGATGCCCTTTATGACTATGAGGCTGAAACCAAAAAAATTGAGATGCGAAAAAAGGAATTGGCTTCTTATACCTTGGCAGAGACCTATTCTGAAGAGTTGTTGAACAACGGCTTGGCCAATTATTTGGAAGTATTGACGGCCAGACAAAATGCGCTTAGCTCCCAATTAAACTTAATTGATTCCCAATATGGACAATTAAACGCCATAGTGACCCTTTATGAAGCCCTTGGTGGGGGATGGCGATAA